GCTTCCGGGATCGACATAGACCTTCTTGACTATATAATTATTGGTAAGGACCTCAATCACAAGGGTCTCGTGATTGCTGGAGGCGGTGGGGACAAGGTCATGGGGACCATAGGTTATCACCTCGGATAGCCTAGAGCTCGGCTCGGCCACCTCCATACCGGCTTGGCGGTAGGTCCGCTTTCGAGAGTTCTGGCTGTCTCCTCCCGTTGGGTCACCTGAGATGGTGTTGATCACCCCGACAATATTTGGGCCGTAGCCTGGTGATCCGTCGCGTGGGGGCCTCTGATCCCTCTTTTGGTCCTCGGGACCTCGGCATTGAAGCTTAGTGTCCCGCCTGTCTTCTCGGCGAGGACCTCGGTTCTCCCGGTGGGAGGCACTTCGGTTGAAGCCCCCATCTTTGCGGACGAACTGCTTCAGGTATCCTTGTCGGATCAGGTTTTCAATTTCTCGCTTCAAGTCGTTGCAGTCTTCGGTCTCGTGCCCCACATCTCGGTGGTAGGCACAGTAGAGGTTGGAATTCCTCTTATCTCTTCTTCCGGGAATCTCAGGTGAATTTCGGCCGAGGTGGTTCTGCCTCATCACCGCCAAAACGTGAGACCGACTAGAATTAAGCGGGGTCAGCTCGGCGTCCGAGGTGGACGATCTGCCTTTCACGATCCGGTCGAAGACACTCCGGCAGTCTCGGAGTTGGTTTGAAGTGCCACTTGGGCCTGGTTCACCTCGGCCGGTGTCTTTCCTCCGCCGGGGATCTTGCCCCGTACGAGATGCTTGGGCTTCTCGCTTCATGCGATTTACATCCTCACTCCGGATTCCTTGGTCCACTCTTTCCCAAAGTTTCCGAAGTGTACGGGGGTACTCCCGATGGATTTCGGTGTTGAAGATCCCCGCCACTAACCCGTTGGTGAAGGCGGCGATAGTTACCTGCTCGTTCTGATCAGGTATTTGCACATTCTCCTCGTTGAACCTTTGAGCATACGAGCGAAGTGACTCGCCCTGACCCTGTTGCAAGTTTAAGAGGTAAGCTGAAGTCTTTGTGATTGGTCGAGACGACACAAAGCGGTGGATGAACCAGTCTATCAGCTCGTCCATGGAGGAAATGCTCCCCGGTTCCAAACTCCAGAACCACTTTCGGGCAGTCCCAtgtaagaaaatggaaaaaacccGACAAATCACAGCGTCAGGGAGGCAGTAGAGTCGGAAGGCGGAGATGAAGGCGCGGAGGTGATCCTCGGGGTCACCTCGGCCGTCATAGGTGTGCAAGTTTGGGAGCTTGAAATTCGGGTGCACCATCTCCCCATTGATGTCATCAGTAAAGGGCGGAGCCCTCATGTAGTCAGAAGATAGGCCCCCGGGGCGCCGAGGTGGGTTCTCGGCTCGTTTTCCTAGCAGTCCCCGAGAAAACGCTCGGGATATGGAGGCAATCTTGGAGGTTGCCTTGGATGAGGCGCGCCTGGAGGTACTCCGAGAAAGACGCCCCTCGTCAGAGTCCTCTCCTGAAGGTACTTCAGGGGACTTCGCCGATCTCCTTTTGGAAGATTCGGCTTTTCTTTCCCCTGCCTCTTGAGATACCTTCCTAGCTCCTCAAAGATGTTGGGGTTGTCCGTGACAAACTCGGTCATCTTGGCGATGGCGTCTTCGTTGTTGGGCCGGGTCCTTTGGGATCCTTATTCTTCAGATATGCGATCTTGCTGGGCTCCCGAGGTCTACCCAGCCCCGTTTGAGGGAACTCTTCCGCTTCTGGAGCGCGTGGATCTCATTTTTGTAATATTAGTCTcgtttcccacagacggcgccaattgaagaggtgatttttgacGGGTAATCAGTCCAACCGAAATCAGCTCTCTTGTTAATGTGGTGAGGTGAATTCTTGTGTCCGAAGTGAACCTACTTGGCTGAAGTGagtggcggggcttctccccttggatcactccgacgatcaagttagtatgagaacgagaaaTATAGTAGAATATAGGCAAAATGAACAGTGtgcttacttgttgggagtgtgtgtggggtatttatagtAGAGTAGAGGACAGGACGGAAGGCTCATGCCAGTGGGACCCACTCTCTGGCATTACGGCTCTGTCCCCTGTCAGGAGGCCTGACCCTGACACTGTAGCCTTCTGAGTATGATGACAGAGAGTATTGTGCAGGCGCCATTAAGTTCctccagtgcttttcagataaagcactggTCCCGGGTGATGTCAGATGCCttgacatcatcagcgtgcagcTGAGGTGGAGGTGCCGAGGTCACCTACACGGTAGACTAGGGATCTGGCCGAGTTCAGGGGTTATGCTCAAGACACGGATGAGCCCCGATGAGGAACGAGGCGAGTTCACCTCGGACATGCTgggtggccgaggtgagcatcctcaACTGGTGACATTGGGAGTTTTGCACTTTCTTTCCTGGCGTGCGAGTCTCAATTCAGAAATTTGTAGCAAGTATTGGAACTTACTATTTTCGCAGTCATTCCCtggcaaatctgtcttgtttattgcatttcattcatttctgTACCGGGTTAGAAGAAGCTTGAACTTTGAATTGGTAAGGCATATATATCCAACCTCCATTTCTTTTAGACGCCTTTTTTGGTCATCTAAACTCTCACATTGTGGAACTACAAATCCAGGTTGTATAGGTATATGTGATTTTCAATATTGTAATGctataagaatttttttaagTATTTGTATTTCATCCGGTCAACAAAGGAAGAGCGAAAATGTCTGTTGCATCATAAGACTTTTGCTTGTTTAAGAAAGGAAACAAGACTTTTGCCCTTGACTACAAGTCATTCATTGAACCGAGTCGAGGAGCTCGAGCGCCTGATAATCAAACTATACTCAAACATTTATCGAGTTAACTTAAACTTGCGCGATTAGTAGTTCACGTTTAAAAAACAGTTCGAGATCGACTCATTCAATTTGGTAAGTGCTGGCTAAAATTGATGACAATGGTGACGATGATGTTAAAAGAAACATGGCGACGTTAACCACATTATTAAATCCCATTACTAGCTACTGACGGAATAGCTTCCATCACAGCACAAGGTTGACAGGAAAGACCGACGTACACGAGATTGGCAAATTTTCTCCTTCAAAATTTGATTGAATCTTATTTTGTCAATTGACTGTCATGCTGCTACCACCACATTTCTACCATATACTCTTGTAGAATGAGCATTGGAACAAATATTATTAAGTTGTAGAGTGCTTACTCGACCAGGATGGGCTTGTACTGAGATCAACTGCGTTGCACATCTGAAATCGTAAACCCTGAAGCACATGCTTACCAAGAAGGAGGTAAACACAAGATAAAATTATTTCTTGCCTACTAAAGAAGATGATACAATATTTTGTTCTTTCCTACAATACAGCACATAGTAACTTGACTGGTTAAACACACATAATTTCTCTTTCCTTCTCTCAGTGATTTATTTCTCCGGCATAAAACTTGCAATCTTGTATACTACTACAACCATTAACTAGTTGTATCGATTCAACTGATGCCTAAGCCTGCATGTCACAGGCAAATTGTTGATTGATCAGATGCTTAGCCCCTTCAACAATCCTCCTAATGACTTCCCCAGCTGGTAAGATATCTTTAATTAGGCCAATTCCCTCACCCGCATACATGGCCATGCTTTCAACATCACCACTTGTTGTCAGGTTTGGAACTGTGCCAGCGAATCGACGAATCTCTTTTTCCTGCACAACCACAAATTTAACTGTGTCAGGCAAATTTAATTTAGCCCAACCACAACCTCAAGCACTTTACCTAATGAAGCAATAATACACGTGCATAGTCAGCATCATTTGGTTGTCTGCTAAGACAAACCTACATCACTCAATTAACTGTTcacagaacaaaaaaaaaagagttattgATACAAATAAGATAATTCGTTAGTTATATGACTGCATCTGTGACTGAATAAATGAGCTCCTCAGCAAGATTATCTTCTAATTTCAATCACAGTTACAACACATTAGAGGAAAACTTCAAGGAGGAACATCCAAATGATTAAGAAAGGCAAGTAGTGAAAAGTATTTACCATTCCATGTATGGTGGAATGACCAATGGTAGGTTGATTAGTCTCATTCTCATCACTGGGAAGAGTTCTCCATTCCACTAAGAATGGAGTCCTCAGAACACGTTGAGGCGCTCCAGGCCACCTTGCACGGCCAAATATATCTGTGTACTCTGTTTCATCAAATTTGATCAACTTCTGCTTATATGCTGGGTGAGCATAGCTTTCATCCGTAGCAAGAAATCTAGGAAAAATGAGTTAGCCACCGTTCATTACACCAAGCATCGTTATGATGCACTATCAAAGATGGTCTAATGGAATTAGGAAAATGGCAATGCAAGACCAATCTTATCAAATATCAAAGAAATTGGACACATATTGGTGAATTACTTAGGCATAAATATGTTTGAACCATATATTTCTAGCTGGCTGACATATACTCTGGCGCATATCTTTACTTGTGTAGCATTTGGTTGGTACCCACTTGTGAAACATATTGATGTTAGATGCCACTAAATCCAGGTACAATCATGGTACAAAATAATTGACCAAATAGCTCCAATTCCACAACAGACATTTtagtttgataacataaaatgTATATATAA
This portion of the Coffea arabica cultivar ET-39 chromosome 2e, Coffea Arabica ET-39 HiFi, whole genome shotgun sequence genome encodes:
- the LOC140036142 gene encoding uncharacterized protein, translating into MRAPPFTDDINGEMVHPNFKLPNLHTYDGRGDPEDHLRAFISAFRLYCLPDAVICRVFSIFLHGTARKWFWSLEPGSISSMDELIDWFIHRFVSSRPITKTSAYLLNLQQGQGESLRSYAQRFNEENVQIPDQNEQVTIAAFTNGLVAGIFNTEIHREYPRTLRKLWERVDQGIRSEDVNRMKREAQASRTGQDPRRRKDTGRGEPGPSGTSNQLRDCRSVFDRIVKGRSSTSDAELTPLNSSRSHVLAVMRQNHLGRNSPEIPGRRDKRNSNLYCAYHRDVGHETEDCNDLKREIENLIRQGYLKQFVRKDGGFNRSASHRENRGPRREDRRDTKLQCRGPEDQKRDQRPPRDGSPGYGPNIVGVINTISGDPTGGDSQNSRKRTYRQAGMEVAEPSSRLSEVITYGPHDLVPTASSNHETLVIEVLTNNYIVKKVYVDPGSSVDVLYYRTFESLKLTREQLTPVRTPLVGFGGHVLHPEGMLTLMVTIGRHPYCRTVPVSFAVVKADSPYNMLIGRPTLNALRAVYSTYHLSFKFPTPAGVAEVSSDVGAARECYLATIQAAVTPRPSPRSEEKRPAVLSIDCIDPQKAGEPNRLEPGDEVEQVVLDETKPDQIVQVGAGLPSPLKEEMISLIKDHRDVFAWSADEVVGVPSELMIHQLNVNSQARPVRQKRKHFDPEHSKAISDEVDKLLPAKMIHEVQYPT